The following are encoded in a window of Candidatus Nitrosocosmicus arcticus genomic DNA:
- a CDS encoding DUF424 domain-containing protein codes for MNQDNKYALRRIKYQGTQMINICDLDLVGKEINKGDFTINISKEYFQDEEINEKEAASLLKSSSMLNLVGKNIVALALGLKLAKENSVKVIEDVPFLMVFSFLGNY; via the coding sequence TTGAATCAAGACAATAAATACGCACTAAGAAGGATAAAGTATCAAGGAACACAGATGATTAATATTTGTGATCTCGATTTGGTGGGAAAAGAGATTAACAAAGGCGATTTTACGATAAATATATCAAAAGAATATTTTCAAGATGAAGAGATTAATGAAAAAGAAGCTGCAAGTTTACTAAAATCCTCGTCAATGTTAAATTTAGTCGGTAAGAATATTGTCGCCCTCGCCCTAGGACTAAAGCTCGCAAAAGAGAATAGTGTAAAGGTGATAGAAGATGTTCCCTTCTTGATG